One genomic window of Pagrus major chromosome 22, Pma_NU_1.0 includes the following:
- the scml4 gene encoding sex comb on midleg-like protein 4 translates to MSTLSAGSEMQTPALGPQFMAGPQGKVPGRKRGRPPIRKLEFQSHYIEPMMPLKVPKKRGRKPGFKLKPRMVMSPLANSPPSSTPEPEMGSLPQDAAIVPHSATPQVLTGETAMPGDFLCDPPVDSKRYAVDPSDSAFNVMTSQYLPKHSYGYRGSSCSAPMGLCRQASSPASFQDGNRNAYSPMPDSGECKRPAGKDPSRWGVEDVVWFIKGADPQALGPHAEAFRKHEIDGDALLLLKSEMMMKYLGLKLGPALKLCYHIDRLKQNRS, encoded by the exons ATGAGTACCCTGTCTGCCGGCTCAGAGATGCAGACTCCCGCTCTCGGCCCCCAGTTCATGGCGGGGCCCCAGGGTAAGGTACCTGGCAGGAAGAGAGGACGGCCTCCGATCCGTAAGCTGGAGTTCCAGAGTCACTACATTGAGCCTATGATGCCTCTCAAGGTCCCAaagaagagaggcaggaagCCTGGCTTTAag ctgaaGCCCAGGATGGTGATGTCCCCACTAGCTAACTCTCCTCCCAGCAGCACACCAGAACCTGAGATGGGCTCCCTCCCACAGGATGCTGCTATTGTCCCCCACTCTGCCACACCTCAAGTCCTAACAG GAGAGACGGCAATGCCTGGTGACTTCTTATGTGACCCACCAGTGGACTCCAAGCGGTACGCCGTAGATCCCAGCGACTCCGCCTTCAATGTCATGACGTCACAGTATCTGCCAAAGCACTCCTATGGTTACCGTGGCAGCAGTTGCTCTGCTCCGATGGGTTTGTGCAGACAGGCATCGAGCCCAGCAAGCTTCCAGGACGGAAATAGGAATG CTTACAGTCCGATGCCTGACTCTGGAGAGTGCAAGCGTCCTGCTGGTAAGGACCCGTCCCGCTGGGGTGTGGAGGACGTCGTCTGGTTCATCAAAGGTGCTGACCCCCAAGCCCTGGGACCCCACGCTGAAGCTTTCAGGAAGCAT gagatAGACGGAGACGCTCTGCTCTTGCTGAAAagtgagatgatgatgaagtaTCTGGGACTGAAGCTGGGACCTGCGCTCAAACTCTGTTACCACATCGACAGGCTCAAACAGAATCGGTCATGA
- the lnc.lemp gene encoding mitoregulin: protein MADISERTLQVAVVASFAAGFLAGWQANRMRRKFLDWRKKRLQDKLSETQKKIDLS from the coding sequence ATGGCAGACATCTCGGAGAGGACACTGCAAGTCGCCGTCGTGGCTTCCTTCGCTGCCGGCTTCCTGGCGGGCTGGCAGGCGAACAGAATGAGGAGAAAGTTTCTGGACTGGAGGAAGAAACGACTCCAGGATAAACTGTCAGAAACGCAGAAGAAGATAGATTTGTCTTGA